The sequence CGCCAGCCGCCGCACCTACTGCCACCGACCCGGCCCAGGCCGTAGACGCAACGCCCGCCGATGAAACCGGCGTGGTACTGGAAGAAGACAACACCCTGGGCATGGCCCACGACCTGTCGCCTTGGGGCATGTACCAGAACGCTGACATCATCGTGAAGATCGTGATGATCGGCCTGGCCATCGCTTCGGTCATCACCTGGACCATCTGGATCGCCAAAGGCTTCGAGCTGCTGGGCGCCAAACGCCGTCTGCGCACCGAAATCGTCAACCTGAAAAAAGCCACCACCCTTAAGGAAGCCAGCGAAAGCGCGGCGAAGAAGGGAACTCTGGCGCACCTGCTGGTCCACGACGCGCTGGAAGAAATGCGCCTGTCGGCCAACAGCCGTGAAAAAGAAGGCATCAAGGAGCGCGTCAGTTTCCGCCTTGAGCGTCTGGTCGCGGCCTGCGGTCGCAACATGAGCAATGGTACCGGCGTACTCGCCACCATCGGTTCCACCGCGCCCTTCGTCGGCCTGTTCGGTACCGTATGGGGCATCATGAACAGCTTCATCGGCATCGCCAAAACCCAGACCACCAACCTTGCTGTTGTCGCACCCGGCATTGCCGAAGCCCTGCTGGCAACCGCCCTGGGCCTGGTGGCCGCGATTCCTGCGGTGGTGATCTACAACGTCTTCGCCCGTTCGATCGCCGGCTACAAAGCTCAGGTGTCGGATGCCTCGGCTGAAGTCCTGTTGTTGGTCAGCCGTGACCTCGATCACCTGCCTACCGAGCGCAGCTCGCAACCGCACATGGTGAAAGTGGGGTAATCGGCCATGGGCCTGCATTTGAATCAAGGCGACGACGAACTCGTCGAGAACCACGAAATCAACGTCACACCGTTTATCGACGTGATGCTGGTGCTGTTGATCATCTTCATGGTGGCAGCACCGCTGGCCACCGTGGACATCAAGGTCGACCTGCCCGCCTCCAGCGCGAAACCTGCGCCACGGCCAGAGAAACCGGTATTCCTCAGCGTCAAGATGGACCAGCGCCTGTTCCTGGGCGAAGAAGAAGTCAAAGCCGAAACCCTGGGCGCGGTGCTCGACGCCAAGACCCAAGGCAAGAAAGACACGACGATCTTCTTCCAGGCCGACAAGGGCGTGGACTACGGCGACCTGATGAGCGTGATGGATGCCCTGCGGGCAGCCGGCTACCTCAAGGTAGGCCTGGTCGGACTTGAGACGGCAGCCAAGAAATGATCACGACGCGCCACAAACTGACGCGTTATGGCACCAGCCTCGCCGTCGTGCTGGGCGTCCACGCCGTCGCGATCATCATCGCGCTCCAATGGTCGGCACCTCACACGGTCCAACTGCCACCTGCGGCCATGGTCATCGACCTGGCACCGATGCCGGCACCGCCACCTCCGGCACCGCCGAAGGTGGTGACGCCGCCGCAACCACCTGCGCCGGTGGAAGAGCTGCCATTACCGAAACTGGCCGAAGCACCGAAACCGACAATCCAGGTGCCCAAGCCGGTCAAGCCCAAGCCAAAACCTGCGCCGCCCAAGCCTGTGGAGAAAAAGCCCGAGCCGCCCAAGGAGAAACCTTCCGAGGAGCCGCCGAGTGAAACCCCGCAGAACGCACCGGTGGAAAAATCCGCCCAGCCAACTCCTGGTCCGTCACCGGCGCAAGTAGCGGCCAAGGCGTCTTGGGAAGGTACGTTGCTGGCGCACCTGCAGAAGTACAAAAAGTACCCGCCGGGCGCCCAGGCGCGCGGCAAAGAAGGCCTGAACCGCTTGCGCTTCGTGGTCGACGCTGACGGCAACGTGCTGTCCTATGAGCTGGTGGGCCGCTCCGGCAACGCCGACCTGGACCGCGCGACCTTGGACATGATCCGTCGCGCCCAGCCTTTGCCCAAGCCGCCGGCCGAGATGTTGAAAGGCGGCAGCATCGAGATCGTGGCGCCGTTCGTCTACAACATCGAGAAGCGTCGCCGGTAAAGGCAATGTGGGAGGGGGCTTGCTCCCTCCCACATTTGACTGCGTA is a genomic window of Pseudomonas sp. ADAK18 containing:
- the exbB gene encoding tonB-system energizer ExbB, which translates into the protein MTRNKLPASPTKPHSPSRAWRAIAAMLFSVLLAPTAAFADSTAPVAQPAATAPAPEQNAAAPAAAPTATDPAQAVDATPADETGVVLEEDNTLGMAHDLSPWGMYQNADIIVKIVMIGLAIASVITWTIWIAKGFELLGAKRRLRTEIVNLKKATTLKEASESAAKKGTLAHLLVHDALEEMRLSANSREKEGIKERVSFRLERLVAACGRNMSNGTGVLATIGSTAPFVGLFGTVWGIMNSFIGIAKTQTTNLAVVAPGIAEALLATALGLVAAIPAVVIYNVFARSIAGYKAQVSDASAEVLLLVSRDLDHLPTERSSQPHMVKVG
- the exbD gene encoding TonB system transport protein ExbD; amino-acid sequence: MGLHLNQGDDELVENHEINVTPFIDVMLVLLIIFMVAAPLATVDIKVDLPASSAKPAPRPEKPVFLSVKMDQRLFLGEEEVKAETLGAVLDAKTQGKKDTTIFFQADKGVDYGDLMSVMDALRAAGYLKVGLVGLETAAKK
- a CDS encoding energy transducer TonB, with product MITTRHKLTRYGTSLAVVLGVHAVAIIIALQWSAPHTVQLPPAAMVIDLAPMPAPPPPAPPKVVTPPQPPAPVEELPLPKLAEAPKPTIQVPKPVKPKPKPAPPKPVEKKPEPPKEKPSEEPPSETPQNAPVEKSAQPTPGPSPAQVAAKASWEGTLLAHLQKYKKYPPGAQARGKEGLNRLRFVVDADGNVLSYELVGRSGNADLDRATLDMIRRAQPLPKPPAEMLKGGSIEIVAPFVYNIEKRRR